One genomic window of Syngnathus acus chromosome 11, fSynAcu1.2, whole genome shotgun sequence includes the following:
- the LOC119130539 gene encoding adhesion G protein-coupled receptor B1-like isoform X2, with amino-acid sequence MRLRFSAKAEPMASPALCVALAVLFFGTLTSGTPSGPASDTCATLEQSRFFGVFSSTANLPSAPCSWTLQNPDPRRYTVYMKITKPTESCKPKRVRTFQFDSFIETSRTFLGMESYDEVVRLCDASTTVTYIESSKQFVQIRKVASGNGPENEQRGQNDVSEFKSEFLVVGKRNPSMPACQMLCQWLEKCLSDSTHDYPCGIMNTPCQCWETPKRKPGSCYRGGVYVEKCLPVPRDNRQNAEITKGWAGWSRWSVCSQECGGGVQLRSRACQPDDAVCEGTVEEGRACNQRACIGTERSKSQGLRAIVGLRREHDDSGLGGVATQIANTKTDEWSQWSSCSVTCGEGWQSRTRVCATSSFTTQCTGPLRENRPCNNTVVCPVDGAWDEWTPWSLCSSTCGRGYRDRTRTCRLPQNGGEPCKGPSRQNKLCNIAVCPVDGHWNDWSVWSPCSASCSNGTRQRTRECNGPSYGGSECHGSWKEAINCFLKECPVDGRWHAWSAWGSCSKTCGGGIQQRQRVCEGPFFGGEPCPGERGEQKRCNEKRCPGPHEICPEQNDGDVVWKKTPAGDMAAILCPADAEGLILRRCSLNAVGLASWESPTYVKCVSKNYDNIQTLSREYISKVQKAQSVDGIAEVISRLRFSTDEGATYSGDLMAVMEILKNITELYKATTLRLSNADVENYVQTISNLLKEEHHEKWEEAQQMGANVKVLFRLVEESVNMIGMQMSGFQDIYEVTENLVLSIHKRPTSTSSNFTFPAKGWRGMLDWVRTAEEKISVSRDALAIDPSDGNEAFVTGIVLYRNLTSFLSFQSNSTLLNSKVVTVVVSPTPALLSSPVEIEFPHLHNDTMNETCLSWDESETSSLLGSWSARSCRTVPVHSFRTKCVCDSLSTFAILARVNFDSIMDKALLPSVTLIVGCGVSSLTLLLLIIIYVSVWKYIRSERSVILINFCLSIICSNALILVGQTQARNKVVCTLVAAFLHFFFLSSFCWVLTEAWQSYMAVTGRLRNRIIRKRFLCLGWGLPALVVAVSVGFTKAKGYGTVNYCWLSLEGGLLYSFVGPAAAVVLVNMVIGILVFNKLVSKDGITDVKLKERAGASLWSSCVVLPLLALTWMSAVLAITDRRSALFQILFAVFDSLEGFIIVMVHCILRREVQEAVKCRVVDRKDDSNGDSGSSHHNGHNQLTSDAEKDGDSCIQGMSGSSAEKMSPPQMPLPMGPNFHTLPSNKSHMQAVPEYSSHTLTLKREKSRLAGGVDGKAVYVCEGELFQQLDADLARVQAEGGVSDASGYMLMPNTTSTLRSKPKEDPSKYNINVEQLPQARLMHLSGPFAEPQAAFGIKTVPCDQVSVSYSERDSPIQNIHNMSSESHITHSSLENTFESMNSMMSKSETISTLSMSSLERQKSRYAELDFEKIMHTKKRHQNMFQDLNRKLHHADKDRESPASDSKDKQQGPLERPWEGVRGLPQQQQSPPAWVRKDLEPLAASPLELHSVEWEKSSTPIPLVGQDIIDLQTEV; translated from the exons ATGAGGTTGAGGTTCTCAGCCAAAGCTGAGCCCATGGCGTCGCCAGCTCTTTGCGTGGCTCTCGCCGTGCTCTTCTTCGGCACTTTGACCTCCGGCACCCCCTCCGGTCCGGCCTCCGACACCTGCGCGACCCTGGAGCAAAGTCGCTTCTTCGGCGTCTTCTCGTCCACCGCCAACCTTCCGTCGGCGCCGTGCTCCTGGACCCTGCAGAACCCCGACCCCCGCCGCTACACCGTCTACATGAAGATCACCAAGCCGACTGAGTCGTGCAAGCCGAAGCGGGTCAGGACCTTCCAGTTTGACTCCTTCATCGAGACGTCCCGCACCTTCCTGGGCATGGAGAGTTACGACGAGGTGGTCAGGCTGTGCGACGCTTCCACCACCGTCACCTACATCGAATCCAGCAAGCAGTTTGTGCAGATCCGCAAGGTGGCCTCCGGTAACGGCCCCGAGAACGAGCAGCGGGGCCAGAACGACGTCAGCGAGTTCAAGTCGGAGTTTCTGGTGGTGGGGAAAAGGAACCCGAGTATGCCCGCCTGCCAGATGCTGTGCCAGTGGCTGGAGAAGTGCCTGTCTGACAGCACCCACGACTATCCCTGCGGTATCATGAACACCCCTTGCCAGTGTTGGGAGACGCCAAAAAGGAAGCCGGGGAGCTGCTACAGAGGCGGCGTTTACGTGGAGAAATGCCTTCCCGTGCCCAGAGACAACCGACAGAATGCTGAGATCACCA AGGGCTGGGCCGGTTGGAGCCGCTGGTCAGTTTGCAGTCAGGAATGCGGCGGTGGCGTCCAGCTGCGCAGCCGAGCCTGTCAGCCCGACGATGCCGTATGCGAGGGGACCGTGGAAGAAGGCCGGGCGTGCAACCAACGGGCCTGTATAG GCACAGAACGTAGCAAGAGCCAGGGTCTGCGGGCCATTGTTGGTCTGAGGAGGGAGCACGATGATTCTGGCCTCGGAGGAGTTGCAACCCAAATCG CAAATACGAAGACAGACGAGTGGTCCCAGTGGAGCTCGTGCTCGGTGACATGCGGAGAAGGCTGGCAAAGCCGCACCCGGGTCTGCGCGACTTCCTCCTTCACCACCCAGTGCACCGGACCCCTGCGTGAAAACAGACCTTGCAACAACACCGTTGTCTGCCCAG TGGATGGCGCCTGGGACGAGTGGACCCCGTGGAGCTTGTGTTCCTCCACGTGCGGCCGTGGTTACCGCGACCGCACTCGCACATGCAGGCTGCCCCAGAACGGAGGAGAGCCTTGCAAGGGGCCCTCAAGACAGAACAAGCTTTGCAACATCGCTGTATGCCCCG TGGACGGACACTGGAATGACTGGTCAGTGTGGAGTCCATGTTCTGCCTCCTGTTCCAACGGTACCAGGCAGAGGACACGAGAATGCAATGGGCCATCCTACGGGGGCTCAGAGTGCCACGGGAGTTGGAAAGAGGCCATCAACTGCTTCCTGAAAGAGTGCCCcg ttGATGGGCGCTGGCACGCCTGGAGCGCTTGGGGCAGCTGCAGCAAGACTTGCGGCGGCGGCATTCAGCAAAGACAAAGAGTATGTGAGGGTCCTTTCTTTGGTGGGGAGCCTTGCCCTGGTGAAAGAGGAGAGCAGAAGCGCTGCAATGAGAAGAGATGCCCTG GGCCCCATGAGATTTGCCCTGAGCAGAACGATGGCGACGTTGTGTGGAAGAAAACTCCGGCTGGAGACATGGCGGCCATCTTATGTCCCGCTGACGCTGAAG GTCTGATTCTTCGCCGCTGCAGTCTCAATGCCGTCGGCCTCGCCAGCTGGGAGAGCCCGACTTACGTCAAGTGTGTCTCCAAGAACTACGATAACATTCAGACCCTG TCGAGGGAATACATCAGCAAAGTGCAGAAGGCACAAAGCGTCGACGGCATCGCTGAGGTGATTTCACGTTTGAGGTTCTCAACGGACGAAGGCGCCACATACAGCGGTGACCTCATGGCCGTCATGGAAATCCTCAAGAACATCACTGAGTTGTACAAGGCAACCACGCTGAGGCTTAGCAACGCAGATGTTGAG aaCTATGTCCAGACCATCAGCAACCTGCTGAAAGAGGAACATCATGAAAAGTGGGAAGAGGCACAGCAG ATGGGTGCCAACGTTAAGGTGTTATTCCGTCTCGTAGAGGAGTCGGTGAACATGATCggtatgcaaatgagcggCTTCCAGGATATTTACGAAGTCACCGAGAATTTAG TGCTGAGCATTCATAAGCGGCCCACTTCCACCAGCTCCAACTTCACTTTCCCCGCTAAAGGCTGGAGGGGAATGTTAGACTGGGTCAGGACTGCCGAGGAGAAAATTTCCGTTTCCAGAGACGCTTTAGCCATTGACCCCAGTG ATGGCAATGAAGCTTTCGTCACCGGCATTGTCCTCTACAGGAACCTGACTTCGTTTCTTTCCTTTCAGAG CAACTCGACTCTGCTCAATTCAAAAGTAGTGACGGTGGTTGTCAGCCCTACCCCTGCCCTCTTGTCTTCTCCCGTCGAAATTGAGTTCCCGCATCTCCACAAT GACACAATGAACGAGACGTGCCTCTCGTGGGATGAAAGTGAAAC ATCCTCCCTGCTTGGCTCGTGGTCTGCGCGGAGCTGCAGAACCGTCCCCGTTCATTCATTCCGAACCAAATGCGTGTGTGACAGCCTCTCCACCTTCGCCATTTTAGCGCGCGTCAACTTCGACTCG ATCATGGACAAGGCGCTCCTCCCGTCCGTGACGCTCATCGTGGGCTGCGGGGTGTCTTCTCTCACCCTGCTCCTCCTGATCATCATCTACGTCTCGGTGTGGAA GTATATCCGCTCCGAGCGCTCCGTCATCCTCATCAACTTCTGCCTGTCCATCATTTGCTCCAACGCCCTGATTTTGGTGGGACAAACTCAAGCTCGCAATAAG GTGGTCTGCACACTGGTAGCGGCTTTCCTGCACTTCTTTTTCCTCTCGTCGTTCTGCTGGGTGCTGACAGAAGCTTGGCAGTCGTACATGGCCGTCACGGGTCGTCTACGCAACCGCATCATCCGCAAGCGCTTCTTGTGCTTGGGTTGGG GTCTACCTGCGTTGGTGGTGGCCGTTTCTGTGGGCTTCACAAAAGCCAAGGGATACGGCACCGTCAACTA CTGTTGGCTTTCTCTCGAGGGCGGGCTCCTCTATTCTTTTGTGGGTCCGGCCGCCGCTGTTGTTCTG GTGAATATGGTCATTGGTATTCTGGTCTTTAACAAGCTGGTATCCAAGGACGGCATTACCGACGTGAAGCTGAAGGAGAGAGCCGG GGCATCGTTGTGGAGCTCCTGCGTGGTTTTGCCTCTCTTGGCCCTCACTTGGATGTCGGCCGTCCTGGCAATCACCGACCGCCGTTCGGCCCTCTTCCAAATCCTCTTTGCTGTTTTCGACTCCCTGGAAGGTTTTATCATCGTCATGGTCCACTGTATCCTGCGGAGAGAG GTTCAGGAAGCTGTGAAGTGCAGAGTCGTGGACCGCAAGGACGACAGCAACGGCGATTCGGGAAGCTCGCATCACAATGGCCACAACCAGCTTACG TCTGACGCCGAGAAGGATGGCGATTCGTGCATCCAAG gAATGAGCGGCTCATCTGCAGAGAAGATGTCACCGCCTCAAATGCCCCTCCCCATGGGCCCCAATTTCCACACCCTGCCGTCCAACAAGAGCCACATGCAGGCGGTCCCCGAATATTCCAGCCACACGCTCACCCtgaagagagagaagagccGCCTGGCGGGAGGAGTTGACGGAAAAGCCGTGTACGTGTGCGAGGGAGAGCTCTTCCAGCAGCTGGACGCCGACCTGGCTCGGGTTCAGGCGGAGGGCGGAGTCTCCGACGCCAGCGGTTACATGCTCATGCCCAACACCACCTCCACCCTGAGAAGCAAGCCCAAAGAGGACCCGAGCAAATACAACATCAACGTGGAACAGCTGCCCCAGGCCCGACTCATGCACCTAAGCGGCCCCTTTGCCGAGCCCCAAGCCGCCTTCGGGATCAAGACCGTTCCCTGCGACCAGGTCAGCGTGTCCTACTCGGAGAGGGACTCGCCCATCCAGAACATCCACAACATGTCCAGCGAgtctcacatcactcacagcAGCCTGGAGAACACCTTTGAGTCCATGAACTCCATGATGTCCAAAAGCGAGACCATCTCTACTTTGTCTATGAGCTCCTTGGAG AGGCAAAAGTCGCGCTATGCCGAGCTTGACTTTGAG AAAATAATGCACACAAAGAAGCGCCACCAGAACATGTTCCAGGACCTGAACAGGAAGTTACATCACGCCGATAAAGACAGAGAGTCGCCCGCTTCTGACAGCAAG GACAAACAGCAGGGTCCCTTGGAGAGGCCTTGGGAAGGAGTCCGGGGCTtaccgcagcagcagcagtctcCCCCCGCGTGGGTCCGCAAAGACTTGGAGCCTCTGGCCGCCTCGCCGCTGGAGCTCCACTCGGTGGAGTGGGAGAAGAGCAGCACTCCCATCCCTCTGGTGGGCCAGGACATCATTGACCTGCAGACGGAGGTCTGA
- the LOC119130539 gene encoding adhesion G protein-coupled receptor B1-like isoform X1, giving the protein MRLRFSAKAEPMASPALCVALAVLFFGTLTSGTPSGPASDTCATLEQSRFFGVFSSTANLPSAPCSWTLQNPDPRRYTVYMKITKPTESCKPKRVRTFQFDSFIETSRTFLGMESYDEVVRLCDASTTVTYIESSKQFVQIRKVASGNGPENEQRGQNDVSEFKSEFLVVGKRNPSMPACQMLCQWLEKCLSDSTHDYPCGIMNTPCQCWETPKRKPGSCYRGGVYVEKCLPVPRDNRQNAEITKGWAGWSRWSVCSQECGGGVQLRSRACQPDDAVCEGTVEEGRACNQRACIGTERSKSQGLRAIVGLRREHDDSGLGGVATQIANTKTDEWSQWSSCSVTCGEGWQSRTRVCATSSFTTQCTGPLRENRPCNNTVVCPVDGAWDEWTPWSLCSSTCGRGYRDRTRTCRLPQNGGEPCKGPSRQNKLCNIAVCPVDGHWNDWSVWSPCSASCSNGTRQRTRECNGPSYGGSECHGSWKEAINCFLKECPVDGRWHAWSAWGSCSKTCGGGIQQRQRVCEGPFFGGEPCPGERGEQKRCNEKRCPGPHEICPEQNDGDVVWKKTPAGDMAAILCPADAEGLILRRCSLNAVGLASWESPTYVKCVSKNYDNIQTLSREYISKVQKAQSVDGIAEVISRLRFSTDEGATYSGDLMAVMEILKNITELYKATTLRLSNADVENYVQTISNLLKEEHHEKWEEAQQMGANVKVLFRLVEESVNMIGMQMSGFQDIYEVTENLVLSIHKRPTSTSSNFTFPAKGWRGMLDWVRTAEEKISVSRDALAIDPSDGNEAFVTGIVLYRNLTSFLSFQSNSTLLNSKVVTVVVSPTPALLSSPVEIEFPHLHNDTMNETCLSWDESETSSLLGSWSARSCRTVPVHSFRTKCVCDSLSTFAILARVNFDSIMDKALLPSVTLIVGCGVSSLTLLLLIIIYVSVWKYIRSERSVILINFCLSIICSNALILVGQTQARNKVVCTLVAAFLHFFFLSSFCWVLTEAWQSYMAVTGRLRNRIIRKRFLCLGWGLPALVVAVSVGFTKAKGYGTVNYCWLSLEGGLLYSFVGPAAAVVLVNMVIGILVFNKLVSKDGITDVKLKERAGASLWSSCVVLPLLALTWMSAVLAITDRRSALFQILFAVFDSLEGFIIVMVHCILRREVQEAVKCRVVDRKDDSNGDSGSSHHNGHNQLTSDAEKDGDSCIQGMSGSSAEKMSPPQMPLPMGPNFHTLPSNKSHMQAVPEYSSHTLTLKREKSRLAGGVDGKAVYVCEGELFQQLDADLARVQAEGGVSDASGYMLMPNTTSTLRSKPKEDPSKYNINVEQLPQARLMHLSGPFAEPQAAFGIKTVPCDQVSVSYSERDSPIQNIHNMSSESHITHSSLENTFESMNSMMSKSETISTLSMSSLERQKSRYAELDFEKIMHTKKRHQNMFQDLNRKLHHADKDRESPASDSKSVRWSVSSAGSDKTNQSDKQQGPLERPWEGVRGLPQQQQSPPAWVRKDLEPLAASPLELHSVEWEKSSTPIPLVGQDIIDLQTEV; this is encoded by the exons ATGAGGTTGAGGTTCTCAGCCAAAGCTGAGCCCATGGCGTCGCCAGCTCTTTGCGTGGCTCTCGCCGTGCTCTTCTTCGGCACTTTGACCTCCGGCACCCCCTCCGGTCCGGCCTCCGACACCTGCGCGACCCTGGAGCAAAGTCGCTTCTTCGGCGTCTTCTCGTCCACCGCCAACCTTCCGTCGGCGCCGTGCTCCTGGACCCTGCAGAACCCCGACCCCCGCCGCTACACCGTCTACATGAAGATCACCAAGCCGACTGAGTCGTGCAAGCCGAAGCGGGTCAGGACCTTCCAGTTTGACTCCTTCATCGAGACGTCCCGCACCTTCCTGGGCATGGAGAGTTACGACGAGGTGGTCAGGCTGTGCGACGCTTCCACCACCGTCACCTACATCGAATCCAGCAAGCAGTTTGTGCAGATCCGCAAGGTGGCCTCCGGTAACGGCCCCGAGAACGAGCAGCGGGGCCAGAACGACGTCAGCGAGTTCAAGTCGGAGTTTCTGGTGGTGGGGAAAAGGAACCCGAGTATGCCCGCCTGCCAGATGCTGTGCCAGTGGCTGGAGAAGTGCCTGTCTGACAGCACCCACGACTATCCCTGCGGTATCATGAACACCCCTTGCCAGTGTTGGGAGACGCCAAAAAGGAAGCCGGGGAGCTGCTACAGAGGCGGCGTTTACGTGGAGAAATGCCTTCCCGTGCCCAGAGACAACCGACAGAATGCTGAGATCACCA AGGGCTGGGCCGGTTGGAGCCGCTGGTCAGTTTGCAGTCAGGAATGCGGCGGTGGCGTCCAGCTGCGCAGCCGAGCCTGTCAGCCCGACGATGCCGTATGCGAGGGGACCGTGGAAGAAGGCCGGGCGTGCAACCAACGGGCCTGTATAG GCACAGAACGTAGCAAGAGCCAGGGTCTGCGGGCCATTGTTGGTCTGAGGAGGGAGCACGATGATTCTGGCCTCGGAGGAGTTGCAACCCAAATCG CAAATACGAAGACAGACGAGTGGTCCCAGTGGAGCTCGTGCTCGGTGACATGCGGAGAAGGCTGGCAAAGCCGCACCCGGGTCTGCGCGACTTCCTCCTTCACCACCCAGTGCACCGGACCCCTGCGTGAAAACAGACCTTGCAACAACACCGTTGTCTGCCCAG TGGATGGCGCCTGGGACGAGTGGACCCCGTGGAGCTTGTGTTCCTCCACGTGCGGCCGTGGTTACCGCGACCGCACTCGCACATGCAGGCTGCCCCAGAACGGAGGAGAGCCTTGCAAGGGGCCCTCAAGACAGAACAAGCTTTGCAACATCGCTGTATGCCCCG TGGACGGACACTGGAATGACTGGTCAGTGTGGAGTCCATGTTCTGCCTCCTGTTCCAACGGTACCAGGCAGAGGACACGAGAATGCAATGGGCCATCCTACGGGGGCTCAGAGTGCCACGGGAGTTGGAAAGAGGCCATCAACTGCTTCCTGAAAGAGTGCCCcg ttGATGGGCGCTGGCACGCCTGGAGCGCTTGGGGCAGCTGCAGCAAGACTTGCGGCGGCGGCATTCAGCAAAGACAAAGAGTATGTGAGGGTCCTTTCTTTGGTGGGGAGCCTTGCCCTGGTGAAAGAGGAGAGCAGAAGCGCTGCAATGAGAAGAGATGCCCTG GGCCCCATGAGATTTGCCCTGAGCAGAACGATGGCGACGTTGTGTGGAAGAAAACTCCGGCTGGAGACATGGCGGCCATCTTATGTCCCGCTGACGCTGAAG GTCTGATTCTTCGCCGCTGCAGTCTCAATGCCGTCGGCCTCGCCAGCTGGGAGAGCCCGACTTACGTCAAGTGTGTCTCCAAGAACTACGATAACATTCAGACCCTG TCGAGGGAATACATCAGCAAAGTGCAGAAGGCACAAAGCGTCGACGGCATCGCTGAGGTGATTTCACGTTTGAGGTTCTCAACGGACGAAGGCGCCACATACAGCGGTGACCTCATGGCCGTCATGGAAATCCTCAAGAACATCACTGAGTTGTACAAGGCAACCACGCTGAGGCTTAGCAACGCAGATGTTGAG aaCTATGTCCAGACCATCAGCAACCTGCTGAAAGAGGAACATCATGAAAAGTGGGAAGAGGCACAGCAG ATGGGTGCCAACGTTAAGGTGTTATTCCGTCTCGTAGAGGAGTCGGTGAACATGATCggtatgcaaatgagcggCTTCCAGGATATTTACGAAGTCACCGAGAATTTAG TGCTGAGCATTCATAAGCGGCCCACTTCCACCAGCTCCAACTTCACTTTCCCCGCTAAAGGCTGGAGGGGAATGTTAGACTGGGTCAGGACTGCCGAGGAGAAAATTTCCGTTTCCAGAGACGCTTTAGCCATTGACCCCAGTG ATGGCAATGAAGCTTTCGTCACCGGCATTGTCCTCTACAGGAACCTGACTTCGTTTCTTTCCTTTCAGAG CAACTCGACTCTGCTCAATTCAAAAGTAGTGACGGTGGTTGTCAGCCCTACCCCTGCCCTCTTGTCTTCTCCCGTCGAAATTGAGTTCCCGCATCTCCACAAT GACACAATGAACGAGACGTGCCTCTCGTGGGATGAAAGTGAAAC ATCCTCCCTGCTTGGCTCGTGGTCTGCGCGGAGCTGCAGAACCGTCCCCGTTCATTCATTCCGAACCAAATGCGTGTGTGACAGCCTCTCCACCTTCGCCATTTTAGCGCGCGTCAACTTCGACTCG ATCATGGACAAGGCGCTCCTCCCGTCCGTGACGCTCATCGTGGGCTGCGGGGTGTCTTCTCTCACCCTGCTCCTCCTGATCATCATCTACGTCTCGGTGTGGAA GTATATCCGCTCCGAGCGCTCCGTCATCCTCATCAACTTCTGCCTGTCCATCATTTGCTCCAACGCCCTGATTTTGGTGGGACAAACTCAAGCTCGCAATAAG GTGGTCTGCACACTGGTAGCGGCTTTCCTGCACTTCTTTTTCCTCTCGTCGTTCTGCTGGGTGCTGACAGAAGCTTGGCAGTCGTACATGGCCGTCACGGGTCGTCTACGCAACCGCATCATCCGCAAGCGCTTCTTGTGCTTGGGTTGGG GTCTACCTGCGTTGGTGGTGGCCGTTTCTGTGGGCTTCACAAAAGCCAAGGGATACGGCACCGTCAACTA CTGTTGGCTTTCTCTCGAGGGCGGGCTCCTCTATTCTTTTGTGGGTCCGGCCGCCGCTGTTGTTCTG GTGAATATGGTCATTGGTATTCTGGTCTTTAACAAGCTGGTATCCAAGGACGGCATTACCGACGTGAAGCTGAAGGAGAGAGCCGG GGCATCGTTGTGGAGCTCCTGCGTGGTTTTGCCTCTCTTGGCCCTCACTTGGATGTCGGCCGTCCTGGCAATCACCGACCGCCGTTCGGCCCTCTTCCAAATCCTCTTTGCTGTTTTCGACTCCCTGGAAGGTTTTATCATCGTCATGGTCCACTGTATCCTGCGGAGAGAG GTTCAGGAAGCTGTGAAGTGCAGAGTCGTGGACCGCAAGGACGACAGCAACGGCGATTCGGGAAGCTCGCATCACAATGGCCACAACCAGCTTACG TCTGACGCCGAGAAGGATGGCGATTCGTGCATCCAAG gAATGAGCGGCTCATCTGCAGAGAAGATGTCACCGCCTCAAATGCCCCTCCCCATGGGCCCCAATTTCCACACCCTGCCGTCCAACAAGAGCCACATGCAGGCGGTCCCCGAATATTCCAGCCACACGCTCACCCtgaagagagagaagagccGCCTGGCGGGAGGAGTTGACGGAAAAGCCGTGTACGTGTGCGAGGGAGAGCTCTTCCAGCAGCTGGACGCCGACCTGGCTCGGGTTCAGGCGGAGGGCGGAGTCTCCGACGCCAGCGGTTACATGCTCATGCCCAACACCACCTCCACCCTGAGAAGCAAGCCCAAAGAGGACCCGAGCAAATACAACATCAACGTGGAACAGCTGCCCCAGGCCCGACTCATGCACCTAAGCGGCCCCTTTGCCGAGCCCCAAGCCGCCTTCGGGATCAAGACCGTTCCCTGCGACCAGGTCAGCGTGTCCTACTCGGAGAGGGACTCGCCCATCCAGAACATCCACAACATGTCCAGCGAgtctcacatcactcacagcAGCCTGGAGAACACCTTTGAGTCCATGAACTCCATGATGTCCAAAAGCGAGACCATCTCTACTTTGTCTATGAGCTCCTTGGAG AGGCAAAAGTCGCGCTATGCCGAGCTTGACTTTGAG AAAATAATGCACACAAAGAAGCGCCACCAGAACATGTTCCAGGACCTGAACAGGAAGTTACATCACGCCGATAAAGACAGAGAGTCGCCCGCTTCTGACAGCAAG TCTGTGAGATggagcgtctcatcagcaggAAGTGACAAAACGAACCAAAGC GACAAACAGCAGGGTCCCTTGGAGAGGCCTTGGGAAGGAGTCCGGGGCTtaccgcagcagcagcagtctcCCCCCGCGTGGGTCCGCAAAGACTTGGAGCCTCTGGCCGCCTCGCCGCTGGAGCTCCACTCGGTGGAGTGGGAGAAGAGCAGCACTCCCATCCCTCTGGTGGGCCAGGACATCATTGACCTGCAGACGGAGGTCTGA
- the atp5if1a gene encoding ATPase inhibitor A, mitochondrial, giving the protein MSRLLLRLNVRGCISPQIRMASDQMGELGKGAGKGGGGGGSVREAGGAFGKREAAEEERYFRQKEKEQMEALRKHHTEEIDHHKKEIERLQKEIDRHKGKIRKLKHDD; this is encoded by the exons ATGTCACGGCTTCTGTTAAGGTTGAACGTGAGGGGCTGCATCTCTCCTCAGATTAGAATGGCATCAGATCAG ATGGGTGAGTTAGGAAAGGGAGCAGGGAAaggtggaggtggaggaggctCTGTGAGGGAAGCAGGAGGTGCCTTTGGAAAACGAGAAGCAGCAGAAGAGGAGCGGTACTTCAG ACAAAAGGAGAAGGAGCAGATGGAAGCGCTGAGGAAGCACCACACAGAAGAGATTGATCACCACAAAAAGGAGATTGAGCGCCTACAAAAGGAGATTGACCGTCATAAGGGAAAAATTAGAAAGCTCAAACATGATGACTGA